Proteins encoded by one window of Grus americana isolate bGruAme1 chromosome 7, bGruAme1.mat, whole genome shotgun sequence:
- the DDIT4 gene encoding DNA damage-inducible transcript 4 protein: MPGLWERLAGGERGCLETSDCESLGSASGSEGDAEYAEGVSLPDLDLLHDPEDELLCANLMDLVQATLGRAPLGAKRCSRLLMPAQLLAQVRTELLRLACSEPCGLRGALLDLCVEHGKACHDVGHIAVDPAVVPTFQLTLVLRLDSRLWPKIQGLFTSGPAFTPLKLSTGFRVIKKKLYSSEQLLIEEC; this comes from the exons ATGCCCGGGCTGTGGGAGCGGCTGGCGGGCGGCGAGCGGGGCTGCCTGGAGACCTCCGACTGCGAGTCCCTGGGCAGCGCCTCCGGCTCGGAGGGAG ATGCCGAATACGCCGAAGGGGTCTCCCTGCCGGACCTGGACCTGCTGCACGACCCCGAGGACGAGCTGCTGTGCGCCAACCTGATGGACCTGGTCCAGGCCACGCTGGGCAGAGCCCCGCTGGGCGCCAAGCGCTGCTCCCGGCTCCTCATGCCGGCCCAGCTCCTGGCGCAGGTGAGGACCGAGCTGCTGCGCCTGGCCTGCAGCGAGCCCTGCGGGCTGCGCGGGGCCCTCCTCGACCTCTGCGTGGAGCACGGCAAGGCCTGCCACGACGTGGGGCACATCGCCGTGGACCCCGCCGTGGTACCCACCTTCCAGCTCACCCTGGTGCTCCGGCTGGACTCCCGCCTCTGGCCCAAAATCCAGGGACTCTTCACCTCGGGGCCGGCTTTCACGCCGCTGAAGCTGAGCACGGGCTTCAGGGTCATCAAGAAGAAGCTGTACAGCTCCGAGCAGCTGCTCATAGAGGAGTGCTGA